The genomic stretch TTCATTGCTTGTAGTCCATTTTGAACTGCTAAGGATTTATATGGTGTGATTAATCTTTTTAATTGATAGTTATATTTTGTAATAAAATACTCGATTTTTTTAATTGAATAAAAAGCTTTTAGATCAGATAAAATTACCATTGCATTTGCAAAAGGATCTTTTAAATCAATTATTTTTGATATAATTTTGTTAACTTTATCTTGATAAGCTTTAATTTTGTTATTAATTTCTAGTCCATCTGGATTAAAATCGGCTTTTATAGTTTTTTCTATAATTTTGAGCATCTCTTTTAATTTTGATTCTTCATAACTCTTGTTAAAAACAATATATCAATCAGCATCTTCACTATAAATGGAATCAATTATTTGAAAGCAATTTTTTCAATTGTAATTGATAGGATCAAAAACTAAATTAGTTTTATCAAAATCTTGCTCAATTATTTCACCATTTAAGGTGGTAATAATAGATACTTGAAAAACTAGTTGCTGATAAGGTGAGGTATAATCAATAGCAGGATAGGGCAGTGAAAAAGCTTCAAAATCAAATCAAACAATTTTTTTGTCACCATTCATTTTATCTAAAAAATCTCTAAGATTTTTTTCTTTATTAATAATAATTTTGTTTTCTTGCTGCAAAAACTTAAATCAAAATGATTGATTGTCTCAGTTAGTTATTATTTCTGGTTCTTGCAAAGCTTGCAAAATTTTGCTAGTTGTCAGAAAATTACCACTAAAATTTGCTAATTTTGGTTGTTTTAATAAAACAATTTCTTTAAAGAATTTATTTTTTTCAAAACTACCATTATCTAAATCATTAGGCAGATCTAATTCTTTGATATCCTTTGCTAATCTAATGTCTATTAAAGCCTTTTTGATAGGGATTAGTGGAATCCCATTGTCGGATTTACCTTTTAAACAAGCTTGTTTTTCAATTACATTTTTAATAACAGAATTATATATTGAATTTTTTTCTACGCAGTTTGGAGTATTAAATTCTTCAAAAGTCATGCCATATTGTTTGGCAATTTTAGCTACAATAGTTTTGTCAAAAGTTTTTTCTTTTGCGCTAATTTGTTTAGTAGTTTTAGTTTTGGAAATGTTATATAGGTGTTCAAAATCAATTGTTTTGGCTTTGGCAAATTGTTCGTCTTTGATTAAAAAAATTGATACTTGTTCAATTGGATTGAAATCATTTGTTTGTTCTCTTAGTGCATATGTGGTAATTCAAAAATCCCAGTTGCTTCTTAAAAAGTCTTTGATTTTGCTAGAAGTACTAACTTTGAAATGTCCAATTTCCTTGTTTTTAATAAAATAAAAATCAGGTTTTGCTATTGCATCCTCAAACAAAAAAGTTGGCCATAAAATTATATCACAATGACCATTTTTTATAAACTCTTGTGTTTGTTTTATAGATTTATCAATAACATTATCTTTAACTATACAAATGTTTAAATTTTGATATTTATTTTTAATAAAATCTAAAAAAGCATTATTAAATTTTTGAAAAATATTAGCATGCAAATCAATGAAATTAGGATTTCTATCTTCTAAGTTATCCAAATCTCAAAAAACATCATCATCTTCATTTTCTTCAGTAGTTAAATTATTTCAAACAAAAAAAGGCTGACATGTTGATAAACGATAATAATGGAAAAATTTGATGTAATCCATTTATAAAAAAAGCTCAACAATTAGTTTGGTAAAAGATTAATTGATATTAATAATTTTTTCTAAAATAGATTGATTAATTTTTAAATTATTATCACTATTTTTAATATCTGCGTCAAATTTTTTGCTATTAGTGTTGAGTAAATTTTGTGATGCTACAAGTTGAATGGAAACAGGATTTTGTTGGTTTCAAGGTAAATTAGCAACAAAAATATAGCTATTATCTTCTTCTGAAGGAGATTCATAACTTGCTATATATTCAATATCTTTTCCTGTTTCATCTTTTTGATATTTACCACCGCTACTGGTATTGTTGAGGACTTTAAAAATTAAATTATAGCTTTCCACATTGTCTAAATTAACAACTCCATTTGCAAATTTGACAATAAATTCTGTTCGAATTGTTTTTAAGTCAGAGCTAATTTGACCAGTCATTTTTTTTGGAGCTACTTTTAATGATACAATATCGGCTTCAGTTCTAAAGTGAATTGGAAAAATACCTTCAGTTCTTAATTTGGTACTTTTTCCATCCTCTTTTTTGAGAAATAAACCTTCGATTGTATAATTGGTATCTCTCTTTAGTAGTGGTATAAAAACATGTAATCGCTGATCTGTAGAAGCACTAACTGGTAACTCAACGCTTTCAGATTCATTGTTTAGTTCACTATCACTTTTGTATTTTACTTCAACTTGTTGGTTGATTAAACTTGCATCATCTATTTTTAAACTAAATGCATATTGGCTTGAAGGATCTTCTGGTAATTCAGTTTTTAAGTCTCCAAATTGAGGTGTTTTAGTAGTTGTAAAAACATTATTTTTCAAAAATAATTGTTTTTGTGCTTCACTACCTAATTCTTCAATTTTAACTGCATACTCAGTTTCTGGATTTAATTGAGAAAGACTAATTTCTACTTTTTGCCCATTATTATTTGTTAGTCGAAATCTAGCATCTACTTTATTAAAAGATTCTTGGCTTTTTTGACGCAAACTAACTTGAAACTTGCTTGCTACATTTTGGGCAGTAAGATCAGTTTTTTCTGGATAACTCAAAATAATTTTTGCAGATGTTGATTGAATATTTTGTATACTAATTTCAGCATTATTTTGAGTTCCACAAGCTACTAAATAAACAGGTGTTGAAAAACTAGCGACACCTAATACAAATGGTACAAATTTATTTTTTTTAATTTTCATAGTGATCCTAGCTAGATTTTTTTAGTAAAATGTTTGATGCATGTCAATAATTTATTTCTATATTATAACACAAAAACTAAAAACTCTTGCAAACAAAGCTTTAGTTGATTTTCTTAATTAATGTCTAAAAATTGGAAAGTTGTTTATTTTTAAACAAAAAAGCTTCTCAAATTTTGAGGAGCTTTTTTGTTTTTTAATTTTTTCAGCAAATAAGAGATAAATATTAATTATTTTTTGTTATAACTTAAACCTAATGCATTTAATATTACTTGTATTATAAAATTAAATGGTTTGTTATAGTGTGGTAAGAAATAGAAGTCAGAAAGTGCTATTTCAGGAAGTGTCATACCTTTTTGGATAGCTAGTGATAAAAAGTAAATAGCTTCTGTGTGATTAAATGAGTGTCCATATGATCCAATTTGTGCACCAATAAGTTTAAGTGTAGTTTTATCATAGGAAATTTTAATTCAAATTTTTGACTTATGTTGCATAAATTCAGGACGATCTCAGTCTTCTAAGTATTCAGAAGCAACATTTTCAATTCCAACCATTCCGCAACCTTTTTCAGTATAACCTGTAGATGAATAATTAAATCCAAAAACTGAAATTGCATTTGTTCCAACATAACCTGGAAAAGGAATATCTTCACGTCCTGCTAAGTGGAAAGCTGCTACAATTCCTGATTTTACAGCATTAGTTGCAAGTGCAATATGTGCATGTTCCTTAGTTACATTGTGAACCATAGAAGCTGAATCACCAATTACGTAGATATCTTGATCGGAGAGTGATCTTTGGAATTTATCTACTTTGATAGCACCATTTCTTGTTTTATCTAAATCAGCGAGTAATTCGGTATTTGGTTTGAAACCAATTGCTAAAATTACTAAATCAGCTTCATAGATTCCTTTATCAGTTTGAACTGCAGCAACTTTTTTACCACTTGCATCAGCAATAAATCTTTCAACTTTTTGATTAAATTGTAAGCTAATTCCTTCTTTGCGAATTTTTGATTCCACTTTTGAAGTAAATTCATAATCAAAATAGTTAGGAATAATACGATCTTGCATATCAATAAGTGTTGTTTTTTTACCATATTTGTGGAAAGCTTCTAGTAGCTCAATTCCGATATATCCACCACCAATGATAATAACATTTTTAACTTCAGGATCGATAGCTTTTTGTTTGATTTCTTTAGCATGTGTAAATGTTTTAGAAACTAAGATGTTTTCTAAATTAATTCCTTCAAATGGAGGAATAATTGGTCAAGTACCACCTGCAAAAATTAATTTGTCATATGTATCTTTGAAGGTATCACCTGTTTTTAAATTTTTAACAATAACATATTTTTTTTCACGGTTAATTTCAATAACTTCGTGCTCTAAGTGAGTTTTAACTCCCATAGATTCCAATTGGCTTACACTTGAGTAAAAAAGCCCTGATGGATCTTGAAATTCATCACCTACTCAAAGAGCAATACCACATCCTAAAAACGAAATATCAGTATTACGGTCGTATGTGACTAATTCGACGTCAGGTCTAATAGTTTTTAATGTTCTTAAGAAAGAGGTTCCAGCATGATTGGTTCCAACGGATATAATTTTCATAATTTAAACTCTTTTCTATTTAATGTATAAATAAAATTATAACAAAAAAAAGTTTGTTATATTCTTATTACTATTGCTTTATTCTCGAGAGTAAAAAAATGGCGGCAGTTTCGGCTCTTAAGATTCTTTTTCCTAATGAAATTGCTTGAAAACCAAAATTTTCTGCAATTTCAACTTCCTCTTCTGTAAAACCACCTTCAGGTCCTACTAAAAAAATTGTATTATTTTCAAATAAAGAATTTATCATTAAATTATTATTTTCTTTTTCATGAGCAATAAATTTATTTTTCATATGCTGATAGTTTTCGATTAAAGTCTTTATTTTTATAGGTTTTTCAATCACAGGAATAACATTTCGAAAAGATTGTTGAGCAGCATGGGTGATTATTTCTTGTCAACGCACAAGCTTTTTATCAATGTCGTTTCCTAATTTTTGTTCGACATTTTGACTATAAAAAGGTATTATTGTATTAACACCTAATTCGGTAGCTTTTTGAATTGCAAATTCGAAAGCTTTTGTCTTTAAAATTGCAATTGCCAAAACAATATTTTCTGTATTTTCATGATTATAATCAAGTTTTTTTAAAATTAGAGCCCTATTTGGAAACTCAAATTTTGTTAGGTAGAATTCTTTTTGAAATACACAAATAAACTTTTTATTTTCTTGTCTAACTACAGATATATGTTTGACAATTTTTTTATCTAAAATAAAGTAATTGTCTTCTTTTTTATTCACAAAAAAACGAAACATAAATAATATTTTACAAAATTTGCTTATATTTTATTAAAATTTATTTATTATATATTAGTTTAAACGAATGGATTTATATGAAAACAAACTTAAGTTCAAAGCAAATTCGACAATTATGACTTGATTTTTTTGCAAGTAAAAATCACCTAATTGTTGAATCTAAATCACTTATTCCACAAAATGACCCCTCACTTTTGTGAATTAATTCAGGTGTAGCAACACTTAAAGAATATTTTACAGGTCACAAACAACCTCCAAGCAAACGAATTACTAATTCTCAAAAAGCTATTAGAACTAATGATATTGAAAATGTAGGTATTACATCTAGACACCACACAATGTTTGAAATGCTAGGTAATTTTTCAATTGGTGATTATTTTAAAAAAGAGGCAATAGAATTTGCTTTTGAATTTTTAGTATATGTTCTAAAAATGGATCTTGATAAGCTTTACATAACTTATTTTAGCGATGATTTAGAAACTAAAAAATATTGACAAGATTTAGGTATTCAAGATGATCATTTAATTGCTGGAAATCAAAAAACTAATTTTTGAGATATTGGCTTAGGTCCTTGTGGTCCTTGCAGCGAAATTTACTATGATCGCGGAGAAAAATTTGATAGCCGTGGCATTGAATTGTTAAAAAACGATATTGAAAACGATCGCTTTATTGAAATTTGAAATATTGTTTTTTCAGAATTTAATAATGATGGTGAAGGTAATTATACACCTTTGGTTTCCAAAAATATCGATACAGGTGCTGGTTTTGAACGTATTGTCTCAATTTTGCAAAATGGCCCAACTAATTTTGATACCGATTTATTTTTACCAATTATTTTAGAAGTAGAAAAGCTTTCCGATT from Mesomycoplasma conjunctivae encodes the following:
- a CDS encoding DUF2779 domain-containing protein gives rise to the protein MDYIKFFHYYRLSTCQPFFVWNNLTTEENEDDDVFWDLDNLEDRNPNFIDLHANIFQKFNNAFLDFIKNKYQNLNICIVKDNVIDKSIKQTQEFIKNGHCDIILWPTFLFEDAIAKPDFYFIKNKEIGHFKVSTSSKIKDFLRSNWDFWITTYALREQTNDFNPIEQVSIFLIKDEQFAKAKTIDFEHLYNISKTKTTKQISAKEKTFDKTIVAKIAKQYGMTFEEFNTPNCVEKNSIYNSVIKNVIEKQACLKGKSDNGIPLIPIKKALIDIRLAKDIKELDLPNDLDNGSFEKNKFFKEIVLLKQPKLANFSGNFLTTSKILQALQEPEIITNWDNQSFWFKFLQQENKIIINKEKNLRDFLDKMNGDKKIVWFDFEAFSLPYPAIDYTSPYQQLVFQVSIITTLNGEIIEQDFDKTNLVFDPINYNWKNCFQIIDSIYSEDADWYIVFNKSYEESKLKEMLKIIEKTIKADFNPDGLEINNKIKAYQDKVNKIISKIIDLKDPFANAMVILSDLKAFYSIKKIEYFITKYNYQLKRLITPYKSLAVQNGLQAMKYGIDRYLNFIGDNEWIMRKKELQIYCQNDVIAMIMVWDFLNFILDNLGKLSNIQVIETKNFNLLAK
- a CDS encoding 16S rRNA (uracil(1498)-N(3))-methyltransferase, giving the protein MFRFFVNKKEDNYFILDKKIVKHISVVRQENKKFICVFQKEFYLTKFEFPNRALILKKLDYNHENTENIVLAIAILKTKAFEFAIQKATELGVNTIIPFYSQNVEQKLGNDIDKKLVRWQEIITHAAQQSFRNVIPVIEKPIKIKTLIENYQHMKNKFIAHEKENNNLMINSLFENNTIFLVGPEGGFTEEEVEIAENFGFQAISLGKRILRAETAAIFLLSRIKQ
- a CDS encoding FAD-dependent oxidoreductase, whose amino-acid sequence is MKIISVGTNHAGTSFLRTLKTIRPDVELVTYDRNTDISFLGCGIALWVGDEFQDPSGLFYSSVSQLESMGVKTHLEHEVIEINREKKYVIVKNLKTGDTFKDTYDKLIFAGGTWPIIPPFEGINLENILVSKTFTHAKEIKQKAIDPEVKNVIIIGGGYIGIELLEAFHKYGKKTTLIDMQDRIIPNYFDYEFTSKVESKIRKEGISLQFNQKVERFIADASGKKVAAVQTDKGIYEADLVILAIGFKPNTELLADLDKTRNGAIKVDKFQRSLSDQDIYVIGDSASMVHNVTKEHAHIALATNAVKSGIVAAFHLAGREDIPFPGYVGTNAISVFGFNYSSTGYTEKGCGMVGIENVASEYLEDWDRPEFMQHKSKIWIKISYDKTTLKLIGAQIGSYGHSFNHTEAIYFLSLAIQKGMTLPEIALSDFYFLPHYNKPFNFIIQVILNALGLSYNKK